The following are encoded together in the Pseudoalteromonas piscicida genome:
- a CDS encoding gamma-glutamylcyclotransferase family protein, whose product MSNKNIINFSFGSNMSTARLFARLPHAKLLGVGKLHGYRLTFDMLSTDGSAKCSIAPSTEMNSHVYGVLYALDEQEKARLDDIEGERYTCHCLPVERQDGSIVDAWCYIANTFVEQQLPFDWYVHHVLAGAKEHRFPTSYLQAISAQSHVTDNNSDRQQQELAIYQCDATNLNLKA is encoded by the coding sequence ATGAGTAACAAAAACATTATTAACTTTAGCTTTGGTTCAAATATGTCGACTGCGCGTTTATTTGCTCGCTTACCACACGCGAAGCTGCTTGGAGTAGGTAAATTGCACGGCTATCGGCTGACTTTCGACATGTTGAGCACCGATGGTTCAGCCAAGTGCAGTATTGCGCCGAGTACAGAGATGAATAGCCATGTTTATGGCGTTTTGTATGCGTTGGATGAGCAAGAAAAAGCGCGTTTGGACGACATTGAAGGGGAGCGTTACACCTGCCATTGCTTACCAGTTGAAAGGCAAGATGGCAGTATAGTGGATGCCTGGTGCTATATCGCTAACACTTTTGTGGAACAACAATTACCTTTCGATTGGTACGTACATCATGTGTTGGCCGGGGCAAAAGAGCATCGTTTTCCGACCAGCTATTTACAAGCAATTTCGGCACAATCACACGTTACAGATAATAATAGTGACAGACAACAACAAGAATTAGCCATCTACCAATGTGATGCTACGAACTTAAACCTCAAGGCATGA
- a CDS encoding EAL domain-containing protein, with the protein MVGDSRQLQIKEVFTNSLLCCDEQTSLYDAVAQMRASRVSSIFITRADDIIGIWTESDCVKLNFNDPDFAQVPIRSVMTTPVQKIQIDKTLSEATIKFHQLGIRHLLVVDSDNLPCGVVSLSDIVRSQGLDHYLHFRPIEQHFDSSIVILDSEDCVSDVINHMRELNLTAVLVYHRELNEYGIITQRDIAHIILNPDWRQPCWQLASYPMLSMTPKDSLFDAYRLMTVNSIRHLVVTSPDSQQVIGLLALKNVLTEIETAYCSELEKVLVQRDIALQKSEKNLYLANRIIDASLDGIMITKSSGEIIQINPAFSALTGYKDYEVLGKNPSILSSGLHDEAYYQSMWQTLRETGVWQGEICNRKKSGEIYVEWLTIIEIREPYSDDMLYAAIFSDITERKNAEEKIARLAYFDELTGLPNRRLFYDRLSMALASAHRYKQKLSVMFIDLDRFKEVNDSLGHSAGDELLVQVSERIKSILNEGDTLARLGGDEFVVLLSEVNGMSEVIEFADQILMALSSPFQLGDMQVAATASMGAAIYPEDGHDTETLLKHADVAMYRSKEVGRNSFQLFEASMNARSFERLSMLSRFQNALENDEFELHFQPLQCLTSSRISSVECLLRWRDPSLGMISPAQFIPLAEELGLIIRLDQWVIDKACQHLAKWQHAGIEIRRLAINISASHVTQGDLCQCVAQALKKHNVEGKHLELELTENSFIGNLLEAKYTLKKLKELGVKLAIDDFGTGYSALSYLAKLPIDILKIDASFIAKVPDEYGNSEIVSAIVAMAKALNLQVVAEGVEKPVQKRYLRKLGCHTIQGYVFCKPLTEDDWHAFYSAEKVIS; encoded by the coding sequence ATGGTTGGTGATTCACGTCAGTTACAGATCAAAGAAGTATTTACCAATAGCTTGTTATGCTGCGATGAGCAAACCAGTCTATATGATGCGGTTGCGCAAATGCGAGCAAGCAGAGTGAGCTCGATCTTTATTACCCGTGCTGATGACATCATTGGTATCTGGACTGAGTCGGATTGCGTTAAGCTCAACTTTAACGACCCTGACTTTGCGCAGGTACCGATCCGGTCAGTGATGACAACACCGGTGCAAAAAATTCAAATAGATAAAACCTTGAGCGAGGCAACGATCAAGTTCCACCAACTGGGGATCCGTCACTTACTCGTGGTTGACTCGGATAATCTACCTTGCGGTGTGGTTTCTTTATCCGATATTGTACGTAGCCAAGGACTCGACCATTATTTGCATTTTAGGCCAATTGAGCAGCACTTTGACTCGAGCATTGTGATTTTAGATAGTGAAGACTGTGTCTCTGATGTTATTAATCATATGCGTGAGCTTAATCTTACCGCAGTGCTGGTGTATCACCGTGAATTAAATGAGTATGGCATTATTACTCAGCGTGATATCGCTCATATCATTCTTAACCCCGATTGGCGTCAACCTTGCTGGCAATTAGCCAGCTACCCTATGCTCTCCATGACGCCAAAAGACAGCCTATTCGACGCTTACAGATTGATGACGGTAAACTCCATTCGTCATTTAGTGGTGACCTCCCCAGACTCGCAACAAGTGATAGGGCTATTGGCGCTCAAAAATGTCCTGACTGAAATTGAAACTGCGTATTGTAGCGAACTAGAAAAAGTCTTAGTACAACGTGATATTGCACTGCAAAAATCGGAAAAGAACCTTTATCTAGCTAACCGCATTATTGATGCTTCTCTCGACGGCATCATGATCACCAAGAGCTCAGGTGAAATAATCCAGATCAATCCTGCGTTTAGTGCGCTTACCGGCTACAAAGATTACGAAGTGTTAGGGAAGAACCCAAGCATATTGAGCTCTGGACTACATGACGAAGCGTATTACCAGAGCATGTGGCAAACGCTCAGAGAAACAGGCGTTTGGCAGGGCGAGATCTGCAACCGAAAAAAGAGCGGTGAGATTTATGTTGAATGGCTCACGATTATTGAGATCAGAGAGCCGTACAGTGACGACATGCTCTACGCAGCCATTTTTAGCGATATTACGGAGCGCAAAAATGCTGAAGAAAAAATTGCTCGCTTAGCCTATTTTGATGAATTGACTGGGTTGCCTAATCGCCGCTTGTTTTACGACAGACTTTCTATGGCATTGGCATCAGCGCACCGCTATAAGCAAAAACTCAGTGTGATGTTTATAGATTTAGACCGCTTTAAGGAAGTGAATGACTCTCTTGGTCACAGTGCCGGAGATGAGTTGTTGGTACAGGTTAGCGAGCGGATAAAATCAATTCTAAACGAAGGTGACACGTTAGCGCGCCTTGGTGGCGACGAATTCGTTGTGCTACTGAGCGAAGTGAATGGCATGTCGGAAGTCATTGAGTTTGCAGACCAAATATTGATGGCATTATCGAGCCCCTTTCAACTTGGTGATATGCAGGTAGCTGCGACGGCCTCGATGGGGGCTGCTATTTATCCCGAAGATGGTCATGATACAGAAACGTTGCTGAAGCACGCTGATGTTGCTATGTATCGCTCTAAAGAAGTAGGGCGTAATTCCTTTCAGTTATTCGAAGCTTCGATGAATGCACGCTCATTTGAGCGTTTATCCATGCTAAGCCGCTTTCAGAATGCCCTGGAGAATGATGAGTTTGAACTGCACTTTCAGCCACTGCAGTGCTTAACCAGTAGTCGCATTTCTAGTGTTGAGTGTTTGCTGCGATGGCGTGACCCAAGTCTTGGGATGATCTCGCCGGCTCAATTTATTCCACTTGCAGAGGAACTTGGGCTTATTATTCGCTTAGATCAATGGGTAATAGATAAAGCCTGTCAGCACTTGGCGAAATGGCAACACGCAGGTATTGAGATTAGGCGCTTGGCGATCAATATCTCGGCGTCACATGTCACTCAGGGTGACCTTTGTCAATGTGTTGCGCAGGCATTAAAAAAGCATAACGTCGAAGGCAAGCATCTTGAGCTTGAGCTTACTGAAAATAGCTTTATTGGTAATCTGCTTGAGGCTAAGTATACCTTGAAAAAACTCAAGGAGCTGGGTGTAAAACTGGCAATTGATGACTTTGGTACTGGGTATTCTGCGTTGAGTTACTTGGCTAAGCTGCCCATCGACATTCTAAAAATAGATGCTAGTTTTATTGCTAAAGTGCCCGATGAATATGGCAACAGCGAAATTGTTTCGGCAATTGTGGCTATGGCAAAGGCGCTAAACCTGCAAGTGGTAGCTGAGGGCGTAGAAAAGCCTGTACAGAAACGTTATCTGCGTAAGCTAGGTTGCCATACAATCCAAGGTTACGTCTTCTGTAAGCCACTTACAGAAGACGACTGGCATGCATTTTATTCGGCAGAGAAGGTGATTTCGTAA
- a CDS encoding serine hydrolase encodes MKIKQWLLTSGLVAASFLSAQASAAVNQQDVETAIKSAMAKFNIPGLAIGIVEDGKVVMTKGFGVTHLNKPAKVNADTLFGIASNTKAFTAAALAMLIDQGKLSWDDKVTKHIPEFKLYDSYVTQEMTIRDLLSHRSGLGLGAGDLMIWPDTDKTMPELLAGISHLKPDSSFRSHYAYNNLMFVVAGEVVSRVSGKDWRDFVEQEMFTKLDMDDSKAGFSRIPANNSNWATGHIPMDGKLTPFFVNYLEDFRGAGAIASNVDDMTKWLQTQLGGGRLPSGEQLFSQEQQVQMWHPHITRIPSGKAAEVYHQQFRGYGLGWAVEDYFGYKKVGHGGGILGMVSQVAMIPEKKLGVVVLSNQQKYPALSAIINEVFEDALGLEDKDWVQIIADDYFKAQQEKYAKAGIIEVAKPQPALPLNNYTGTLNSAWYGDVVVEKLGKELRIDFTHTKRLKGKLEHLTGNTFVVRWDEPLLEADAYINFVMDKSQRVESAQMEYVNPEITDFSFDFHNLNLTAKEIQH; translated from the coding sequence ATGAAAATAAAACAATGGCTATTAACCTCCGGCCTAGTTGCAGCAAGTTTTCTTAGTGCACAGGCAAGCGCGGCAGTAAACCAGCAGGATGTTGAAACTGCGATAAAAAGCGCAATGGCAAAGTTTAATATTCCAGGCTTGGCAATTGGTATCGTAGAAGATGGCAAGGTTGTCATGACCAAAGGCTTTGGTGTGACACATTTGAATAAGCCAGCTAAGGTCAATGCGGATACCTTGTTTGGTATTGCATCCAACACCAAAGCATTCACGGCAGCAGCGCTGGCGATGTTGATAGATCAAGGCAAGCTGAGTTGGGATGACAAAGTCACCAAACACATTCCAGAATTTAAGCTTTACGATAGTTATGTAACTCAAGAGATGACGATCCGCGATTTGTTAAGTCATCGAAGTGGATTGGGCCTTGGTGCGGGTGATCTTATGATCTGGCCTGATACTGATAAAACCATGCCTGAATTGCTAGCAGGTATTTCACACCTCAAGCCTGATTCAAGTTTCCGCAGCCATTACGCTTATAACAATTTGATGTTTGTTGTTGCTGGAGAAGTTGTAAGCCGAGTCAGTGGCAAAGATTGGCGTGATTTCGTTGAGCAGGAGATGTTTACTAAGCTGGATATGGATGACTCAAAGGCTGGATTCTCTCGGATCCCGGCTAACAATAGCAATTGGGCGACAGGCCATATTCCGATGGATGGCAAACTTACGCCATTCTTTGTTAACTACCTAGAAGATTTTCGTGGTGCTGGGGCCATTGCATCTAACGTTGATGACATGACCAAGTGGTTACAAACTCAGCTTGGAGGGGGTCGCTTACCTTCTGGCGAACAATTGTTTAGTCAAGAGCAACAAGTGCAAATGTGGCATCCACACATTACGCGTATTCCATCAGGAAAAGCCGCAGAAGTATACCATCAGCAGTTTAGAGGGTATGGCCTTGGTTGGGCGGTAGAGGACTACTTTGGTTATAAAAAAGTGGGTCACGGCGGTGGGATTTTAGGAATGGTGTCGCAAGTGGCGATGATCCCAGAGAAGAAATTAGGTGTGGTTGTCTTATCAAACCAACAAAAATACCCAGCACTTTCCGCTATTATTAATGAAGTGTTTGAAGATGCGCTTGGTCTAGAAGATAAAGACTGGGTCCAGATCATCGCCGATGACTACTTTAAGGCGCAACAAGAAAAATATGCCAAAGCCGGGATAATCGAAGTTGCAAAACCACAGCCTGCTTTGCCATTAAACAACTACACTGGGACACTAAATAGTGCTTGGTATGGCGATGTCGTGGTGGAAAAGCTCGGTAAGGAACTGCGCATTGATTTTACGCATACTAAGCGCCTAAAGGGAAAACTTGAGCACCTTACTGGTAACACCTTTGTGGTACGTTGGGATGAGCCATTACTTGAAGCAGATGCTTATATCAATTTTGTGATGGATAAATCTCAACGGGTTGAGTCTGCACAGATGGAGTATGTTAATCCGGAAATAACCGATTTTAGTTTCGATTTCCACAATTTGAATTTAACAGCGAAAGAAATCCAGCACTAA
- a CDS encoding DUF4144 family protein: protein MAIKSYPLLLVLDQSIEFIEDEKALRDATHLIDNASLKRVMLVYPNERCSNIQDAPVQCIDLKYLTELVQQYLIDEGQCCVSKIQLRNTQQAFDLLESLN from the coding sequence ATGGCGATAAAAAGCTATCCTTTATTGCTGGTATTAGACCAAAGTATAGAGTTTATCGAAGATGAAAAAGCACTAAGAGATGCAACACATCTGATCGATAATGCGTCACTCAAACGTGTAATGCTAGTATACCCAAACGAACGCTGCAGCAATATACAAGATGCGCCCGTGCAATGTATTGATTTGAAATATTTAACCGAATTAGTGCAACAATATCTCATTGACGAAGGCCAGTGTTGCGTGAGCAAAATCCAACTGAGAAATACTCAGCAGGCTTTTGATTTACTTGAAAGTCTAAACTAG
- a CDS encoding histone deacetylase family protein gives MRTAIITHPYCRKHKMTEEHPECPARLDAISDRLLASGLDIAIEHKTALKADTSHYALVHDQAMIKEVMDKIPNEGLTELDGDTWLCPDSMKAIERAVGAGILAVDEVVAGKLDAAFCSVRPPGHHANQSTSSGFCVFNNVAIAAAYAKTKGVERVAILDIDVHHGNGTQDIFKDDHSVLLCSLFQHPFYPNTAIENHQTLINSPLSAGADGADLKALVEQQWLPKLQSFKPQLIFISAGFDGHLEDDMGGLKFVEQDYQWFTEQVVEFAKAPDCLGIISYLEGGYDLSSLGRSAVTHIKALVETC, from the coding sequence ATGCGTACTGCAATTATTACTCATCCATATTGCCGCAAGCATAAAATGACTGAGGAACATCCTGAGTGTCCTGCGAGGTTAGATGCGATATCAGACCGGTTGCTAGCGTCTGGACTTGATATCGCCATTGAACACAAAACGGCGCTGAAAGCTGATACGTCACACTATGCATTGGTTCATGATCAAGCCATGATCAAAGAAGTAATGGATAAAATCCCTAATGAAGGGTTAACTGAGTTAGACGGTGACACTTGGCTTTGTCCTGACTCTATGAAAGCAATTGAACGCGCTGTCGGCGCAGGAATACTTGCGGTGGACGAGGTAGTTGCTGGTAAACTTGACGCTGCGTTTTGCTCTGTGAGACCTCCTGGGCATCACGCCAATCAAAGTACTTCATCGGGATTTTGTGTCTTTAATAATGTTGCCATTGCTGCCGCTTATGCCAAGACAAAGGGGGTAGAGCGAGTGGCTATATTGGACATCGATGTACATCATGGTAATGGCACGCAAGATATTTTCAAAGACGATCATAGCGTGTTACTTTGCTCTTTGTTTCAACACCCTTTTTATCCGAATACCGCGATTGAGAATCATCAAACACTTATCAATTCCCCTTTGAGTGCGGGAGCGGATGGCGCAGACTTAAAGGCCTTGGTGGAGCAGCAATGGTTACCTAAGCTGCAATCATTTAAACCTCAGCTCATTTTTATCAGTGCAGGGTTTGATGGTCATTTGGAGGATGATATGGGCGGACTCAAGTTTGTTGAACAAGATTACCAGTGGTTTACTGAGCAAGTGGTTGAGTTCGCAAAAGCACCGGACTGTTTGGGGATTATTTCCTACTTAGAAGGGGGCTACGATCTTTCTTCTTTAGGCCGCAGCGCCGTGACACATATAAAAGCGCTGGTTGAAACCTGCTAG